The Anabas testudineus chromosome 5, fAnaTes1.2, whole genome shotgun sequence region CTCTACAGAGCAGTTCCAGTTTCCACCACTGTTCCAGACGTGACCATCAGCCTGTATCTACACCACATCCTGCTCAAGTCAATGGGTTGAGAGCAGCTGGTCTGGAACGCTCTGCTACGCTGGACAACCACAAAAACGGTGGAAATGGTCCTGAGCTGCgacacacaacagcagctggacaaaacaaaaccaacaccGCAGCTCAGCCCGTATCCCACAAGTCCTCAAACGCAGTTCCGTACACTGTGATGGTGGTGCCTGGGATGGGAACTGATCGAAAAGAAGCCCTCAGAAAGCTGGGACTGCTCAAACAATAAGATACGTAAACAGCAGCGGTAAATACAGTGCTCCATTCAAGAGCAGCATCAGCTTAAAGAGAGTTAGAGCATTAAATTAGATCTTGGCACACGGGCAAACTAAAGCAGAAGAGGATAAAGAAGAGGAATCATTTAAAGGGCAATACAAGCACTTTTAATTTGGGTCATGGTTGCATACTTATTTGAGGGCAGTTTTTTCCTATGACTACTGTTCATCTGTACTTAAATTACATAACAATGCAGCATTTCGAGTCCCTGAGGCTCTGGATTTGCTAAACATTATTTGTAATAATTCAGCAATAAAAATTTATATTGTAACAAGCCTTAatgtgaacaaaaaacacattttagtatGGGGCTACGGTTGTGAAGCCTCATTAAGGGTTTTCCATTaattttgcttctttttcctaACATTGTAGGAACTTTGTCACTGCCCTCAAATTCTACAGGAGACATTAGCTCAAATCAATGGAAATTTCAACTTATGTGCCTTTAAATGGACTGTTGAGCATTTTTTGGTTGTGCAGCtcatgattttaaaaacaaaactttgtaagtattttgctgtgattttttagtgttttctaagctgcagcagctatctgcaatacataaataatacaatGTGATGTATCAATAGATCACCTATTTGTTTCTACTACtcttttatacagtataaattgTTGGACGGTCTTAAAATATTTGACAAGCTCATCCAGaatgaataaaatgataatgtgaTGATTTCTACCTACTCTTTATCTtaataacaacatttttttaaaagcatattTGAATGATGCAAGGTTACTGTTCTGTTTCGACAGTTTGCTCTGGGATTTCATATCTCATTTCCTCAAGCTCTTAATGGTTTTGCTTTTACAGACTCAaggcacaaagacacaaagttcCACTTAATTCAGTCAAACCTCTATCCCTGTGAACCAGCACAGTGACTTTACATCTCAGCATCATCCAACACCTCACTTACAGAATGTCTATCAGTCATACGACTCATCTTACACGCCTCTCGGGCAAAGAGAAAGCCTTCTCAGCAGCCTCCATTATCAGATTATCTTGAGCCCAACCTCTGTGTGAACTTAGCAGACCAGTGCTTTCCTTTCTCTGAATTCTTGGTATCGTTGCATGCAAGACTTTTAATTCCTACTCGTGACTTATCTGAATGGCTATTAGTGTGTTACGTAACAGTCCTGAAGCCTGAACTGAATTAGATTGGGTTGATTGTTACAAGAATCAATTACAGCTGCCTTTTGTACCGTTATCTCTCAGTAAGGCCAGAGGCTCCTGTACTGGCTAGTACCTCTGTCTAGTGTGTCTGCGCACAGGGTGTCAGATTTTGAAAGTGACACAGGTCTGTGTAggttaacaaatataaaaaaatagatgaagAAATTTTAGCTATAGCCAGAAcaggaaatataataaatggAAATACAATTTTTCTGATTTGGCAGGTGCTTTTATCACAAGCGTCTTACAACTAggatacaaggtacaagggtcttgcctaaggactccTACTGGTGGTTggccacagccgggattcaAACCCTGGTCTCGAGCTGCAGAAAGAATTGTTTCCTTTctacaatatatacagtatacagagcaCAGGAACatcaaaatatatcaaataatatattattaaaataaatctgtgcaACCTTATATCAGGTTTTACTAatatcaaatatatattatagttcAAACATTACAGgttatttaaactttattagACTTTAGTAAAGTCACACCAAAATCCACAATGCTGAGCCCAGAGGTCAGAGTTATAAATTAGCCTCTTggctaaaacacatttacagtaaatgctaaTTACTGTGCAATGTCCctgaaatatagaaaaataaataaaacatttaatatgagTTAAATGTCTACAACTAACTTTAAATTGCttgaaaaagtaaattaacCATAAAGTGAAAGCATTAATTTATTTGATCTGTTCAGCAGCAAGTGCAGAATTTTAAGTGTTAGataagcagcagaagaaaactGGAAATTAGGAAAATACATTAGGAGTTGAAGTCTCACAGTGGACAAATGTAATTTAAGCACAGTGCAAAAATTAAAAGTTGCAATTATCGTACTGTAGGAAGCATTTTGTTcaaaagtaacatttaaaatatgatttactgTGCAACAACTGACACAACTGGACTGTACATATTCATTTCTGTTAAGCAGTGGTTATCAAAAATTCAACttataatcatttaaaatcaatgtgtAAGTCAAAACCAGCTGACAATGAAATGCAATAGTGTAGGTAGGCCATGGGAAATTCCAGTCCTTTCATATCTCCTCATTATAGATGTGAGGTTTGCTTTTTTTGCGCTTCACCTTACCATTGGATACATGGACACCCAATGACTCCAGGCGGAAGGGACGAGGCAGCATGGCGTCCGAGCTGACAGGTGGGTTCATGATGGCACCGCTCACATTCAGGTGGGTCGCCCCATTAACCAGTGGAGGAGAGTGGATAGCTGTAGAGAGAGCAGCAACATAAGAAGCAAATATGACTGCTGCTGTATCTCtattaaaaactacaaacaatttttattttgagaaattTGTTTAATCATTAAAGGTCATTATTTTGCaactataattttttttatacataaaaaaattaagtttTCCAGAGGGTTCTCCAGTGTAaacttcattatttttgttcagGTTATTATGATCTTGGCTTTATTAAGTTGCTCCCACTAGAAGCACTGACCCTTCAGAAACCAAACACCAGAGTTGCACATAATGATGACATCATGCATATTTAACACGGTGAGAAAGATCTGACATCACTCTGTGATGGTTTAATTCAAAATTAACTGAACTACTATATGTCATTATTTGTAGTCTCTCTTATTTATTAAGTTAGTATCAGTGAGTTACTTTTGTGTCCCTTTGTAGCATCACTCCCGAGCAGCTGGCTGGCTCTCTTTGGTTTGAAGTAGTTGTTAACGATGTTCTCACTGTCACTGCGGTCCAGCATTTCCTTATATCGGTCCTCTTCCACCTGCTAAAACAGACAGGGGTGTCAGTTTTTGTGTGACTAGCGGGTTTGTATagaacataaatacataaacgCACCATGAGCGGCTCTCCACTGTCTGCAGCTGAGCCTCTGTGAGGAGAATTATTTGGAGGAACTGCTATGAGaattaaacaaaccaaaatcattTACTCATGTATAGTCTTATTAGCTGCATCATTACTAAACACTTTCATACTATGTGCCGCCTTCATATGTTTCACCTGAAGGCAGCGTTGTTTTCTGCACTGTCACATCTGGTAGTCTCCAAATGCCGTTTTCCTCATCCCATACTGCTTCTTTCTTTAGACGGTCCAGGTTGCTGTAGTTGCAGTCACGTCGCACCAGAGGCACCATGCGCTCCAGCAGGCCATGCAGCAGTTGGCCCTCCCTCTCCAGGCGCCGAATAGTCGCCAAGTAGTCGTTCCTCTCCGCCTCAAATTCTGCCTGCAGGTCACGAATCTCCAGTTTGGCTGCTTTCAGCTGTCCCAACAGATTTATGTGATTTTATGGCTGGGTGGTAGAGCACATAACTCAGCTCTTAACAATTAACATTGCAAAAACTTTGCAATGTTAATTTAACACATAATCTATTATGAATTATTATGCACCTCTAGCTGCAGCcaaaatttgtgtttttcttgagACGAAAAGAATCTGTTACTCTACATTTGTCCTATGTTTGCTGTGACCTACCTTGCTCTGCATCTTTAACAGCATTTGGCTTTTAGCATAGACTTCATCCTGGATGCAATTGTAGACATTCAACAGCACATTTTCACTCTCTTCATTGTTCTGTGACAGAGCCTGTACAAGCTGAACTTTCCTTAGGTGTGCAAGGTTCTTCCTCtgcctgtgtttctgctgcaatTCTTTGTTTCTGGCCTGCTCTCCTCCTACCAcctcctgctccagctgctgcagcctgtggaGTAGACCGGACGAATAGGGATGATGCATGATGAGTAAGTAGTAAAATAATCTCAACAAACTATGTTAAAACTGGAAACAAATAATTAATCCCATTGACAAACCCTGATATAAATATGATATACTCATCACATTTTTCATctaacataaataacataaaataaattatttctgcactgtCATTAGACATAACATGCAAGACACCATGATGATAACGTGTCACACTGTGCACGTATGTCTGTGTGGGTAGGTTTGCCATAGATGCCTACAAACCTTTCCAGGGCATGTTTCTGGTCCAAAGTCCCTTCTGTGTTTATACAAGGTGAGTCTAAGGGCCCATCCCTGCGTGGACTTTTCTGGACACCATCTTCTGCACTAAGCTCATCAGGCTGCCTCCCCAACATAAAGAATAACATCCGATTTTGAATAATGCACTGTTAAATCTTTGTTGTCAGTAATTATTTCAGATAGTTGTTCCCTCATTTAAGAAGTACAACATTTTGTGCATGTAGTGGTGTAGTTGTACTCTGGACTGTACCGTGGTCAAAGACATTTCTGCAGTTGTACTCTGGTGCTCTGGATCcgcacagagacagagctctTCTTCTGCAATCTGTGTTATACAGCTGGTGCTCACTAACATTGGggaataaaacaatataaagcaATGTCAGGATGTgcaaaactactaaaactacaTTGTAGTATTGTTTGTTGGTATGGTGATATTAAATTCTGATACCATTCTTTTGGACAGAGCTCCCTCTGCTGGCCTGAGTCTTCTCCAAGGGAGATAGCTTGGATTCATATGAGGAACGCAGGGCAGCAATATCCTCTTGTAGCTTTGCTTTGGATTCCTGCTGCGCATTGTAGTCAGCCTGCAACTTGGCCAGCTTTTCTTCGTACTCCTGTGGAGAGAGTTGTATACAGACCCATAAATCACAGGATTCTTATTCAATACATGTAGGGATAAGACGTGAttatgtgttagtgtgtgaaTAGCCTTTAGTTGCCTCTTTAATCTTCTCCTTGTCGGCTTCTGTAGTGCTGGACTGTGGCCTTGAAGAAAGATCAGAGCACTGCTCAGACAACTGACTGGCCAGAGCTGCAtgataaacacaaagacaacacaagACCTTTATAGCACATAATAAAACTCATTTATTAAACAGTGAAACATCTCACAACTGCTACATTTAAATCATTCAgcaatatttatataaaacatgttatCTAATCACAAAACACAGATCTTTCATTTACTTGAAAGGTTAGAAGAGCCCGGCTGGCCTGACAGGAGTGCCCGCAACTTCTTGATCTCTTCTTGATACTCTCGGAGCAGAGCGTCCTTGGGGTCCTCATTGACACGGGGTCTATTCTGGATGCTTTTAGCCCGGTTTGCATAGCGCAGAGTGCTCAAGCTTTCCTCATAGTTGTTATCTGCAGGGGAGAGACAGGCGATCATCAAGGTGCGTGTATTTCCTCCCAGAGAGTCCTGCAGTAGCCTCGTCAGCTTGGAGTCTCGATAGGGTATGTATTTGGAGCGTCCATCAACCAGGGCAGAGATGACGTTTCCCAGTGCCGACAGAGAGAGGTTGATCTTGGTGGCCTCACGTAGCCGCTCACCAGTCGCACCAGTTTTCGACTGACGCTCGCTTCCTGCCAGGTCAACAAGGTTGAGTTTACCTGCTCGTAGATGGTCTTGGCCAGCTTCATCTTAAAATATGTGGTGATAAAGAGAATGGAACTTTAACAGTTTGTCCTCTGGAATTTTCAATTATGCAATAAATTCAGGTGAATACTGTCAAACAAAACATCTGCAGGAAATACAGATATTTTCAATGCAAAGTCcccaatataaataaataaatttgacaATTTTTGTACTCCATCTTAGAATATTGATCTCGCTCTTGATGACTTGTGTACACCATAGACTACAAGAGAAAACTGATCTTGAAAACACGCTGAGCATGTCTTAATGGTGAGGTAAATTTCACTTGAATGTTGCTGCGGGCATTATTAAACTCTACAACATGCCCCTACATGCAAGTATTTCTTTATCACACAGTAAACAGATGATAAATATGATTTAGTGttaaaagtacagtataataGTTTGTGTTTACCAGTGCTGCAGATCTCCAGGTGGATGGAGAAGATTGAGTGGGAGCGGGAGGAGTCTTTGTTCATTAGCGTGTAGGCCACTGCCCGGTTTTTCCAGCCCTGCAGTATAATTCTCTCACACTCACCCACACTGTGCACAGTGTGCATGGAAAGGTACTGCACATAGACCCCGCGCTCTGGGTGCTCTTTCAACTAGTCATTcatcagccacacacacacagaatcagaATTTGTCACCCTGCTCAAACACATTGACCTTCAAGGACTCATGTAACTACTGTGCTTTTAAATCACCATAGCAACTCCTACAGTACTGTGCACAAAACATAGGCACTATGTTCACTGTCTGAGAAACAGGTTTCATAATCATTGACcttaactaaacaaaaaaacatgcttgGCATGTGATGTTGCAGTGTAGTCTCTTTTATCAGGAAAATTGTGCTTCCTTACTTCCAATCTCTGTTTGGTGTTGTTTCCCAAAAGGTCTCTGATTTCTTCATTGTATATCTCCAAGTAGGAGGCCCTCACCAGgaattttgtattttctgcacACTAGcttgtacatacacatacatacatatatatatattaaaagatTCTGAGGACACAAGTTCAGGCAAGtctggacaaagacaaaagcatCAAACTGTAGAAGGTATGCACACGGCCCAAATGCAGCAAAAGCTACACACAGTAAAAGGCCTTTGCACTTTTGGCATGAACTACATATACATTTGTGAGATGGATGAATGTGGTAATATAATGCTAATTAAGGTTGCCGAACCTACCTGAATACTCTCAAAGATGTGCTCAAAGGCCCGTGGGATGACTCCCCTCTGCGATGCAGGGTCTGACAACCCCTGCATTGTGAAAGACTTACCACTTCCAGTTTGTCCATAGGCAAAAATCGTGCCATTGTAACCCTCAGTGACACCCtatatagaaaaagaaagaccCTACTGACCTTTGGTAATGACAGCACACTGCAATATTTAGGCTACTTAAGATTGACTGAGGGTATCCAGTGACAACAATGCTACCTTTGTAATGGCTATGTGTCCATACTGCTGAGTGCAGgtatggaaagaaaaacacaaactgtttccaGGTACTTACCTCGACCAAAGGATAGGCAATCTCATTGTACATCTGCTCAGTGGTTTGATCAATGAAATAGGTCCCATCAAAGGTGAATTGTTTGGGTGGCTCATCTGCTGCTCCGGGCTTCTCTATGAAGCACTGGCACCGGTGCAGGTCCATGGACAGCGCCATCTTCGAGCCCAGAGCCTTCTCCCTGTCATTCAGGGGCCTGCACCTGACCACCACCTTCACCGACTCTGACCCCATGTCTCACCATTCAAATGACAGATGATGGCAAAGAAAACACGCTCAATATGCTTTATAAATACATGTCTACAGAGCTGAGGTGTAGCAAGATCCGCTAACGCTAACCTGGATAGTGCAATGAAAAGGTCCGTCTACTAAACACTCACAAAGTCCAGAAAGAAAGGCAAATGACCAGTGTACACCACACACACTAtatctaaaaaacaaatactacatccgagaggaggcagagatatATCCAGAGTGCTGTCTGCCTTTGTCAGGCAGCTTAGCTCCGTGTCGCAGCAGGTTTCAGCCACTGTGCTTCTAGTCTAAAGGCATCTGGAAGTTGCCTAGCAACCGCACACAACGGTCAGAAACGGCGGCCATTTTGGCGAAGAGGAAGTGAAGGCGAAGGGTGAGTggttaaaaatattataaaaacttttctacatttacattgtaCTACAAATCATAAATCAATAATTGTGAATTAAAAATGGTCACCTTCTAAATCATAGATCACTTTTatacaattgtgaagtagaaatgTTCAACTTCTTAGCTGGAACGAGAACTCTGATGATGGGGTTTCTCCATCCATCAGTTAGCTACTTGCCAtccttttaaatgtaataaatctaaaataattaaacatttaaataccgACTAACATTTCAGCTACCCTTCCAACATTGtgcagtatatttatttattagccCAATGTGTGCATCAGTAATGAcaccataaaaacatttttccaaacatttaagctaagctaaacttAGCACTAAATGCTAGGCAGCAAAAAGAGATCACAACAGCTGGTGTTTTATATACACAATAATTGATTAAAGAAATCAAAACGCATATCAAACCTATTTAAcgtttttaaaattatatttgacaGATAATGGTATACACCTTGTTTGCTTGTATTAGCTAGTCTACACTTCCTACAATCCTCAAGAAGATCATTCAGATCATTGTTGGTCAACATGAACCAATCCAGTATTTccacaaataattaaaataaactgcacacTAAACACAATAATTTGGACAGTCAGAAACACCTTTCAGTGTAAACAGTACATTTCAACAGCATGACAAACCACATCTAAAGTGATCACTTCATACAGTTACATCAACACCTCTCTAACTGTGGCGACCAAAGCTGAACATGACAATCTGATTAATATAACCGGATTATTTGGCCACTGAGTCtataacattttttataaagTAAGTGCACAAATTCACTGTGggatataaaatataactgatGTCATGGCCACATTGTCTTACACTACGACACATCACTGTGCATAGTATTTCAGCTTAGATtaagattaaagattaaaattcaattaaaccATAAAACTTGATCATATATATGAATGCAACGTGTTTacaatgcaagaaaaaaagaaagacaaacaattaTGTCTTTGCCATCGGGTGCAACAATATGAGTGAGTTCAGGAATTTAGTTTCACATCTTAAAACACCAATGAACTCTGATGCCTTAGAGCAAGCACATAgagatataaaaatatttttgtaaaattacatttaaaaaaaacataagcagCAAGCACAACATAATAAGTACCCTTTGATTAAATTACCTGTACAAGTGCCAAGACTTAATAGGTGcattctgttttactgtttgtgaaGACTCCCAATAACACCATGCGTGATAATATACAATATGtgccaaagaaagaaaattgtgTCACTTATTCTGGATCCCAGGCGTTTGCAGTACACCCATTCCAGTGTCCAGAGTTTAAACCCATTCCTTTTTGTGGATACTTTTAATTTTGGTTTTGTTCAGGCTCACGTGAAGCTTTACAGGCTGCTGTTTGCTCACATTTTCCTCCCACTCGTAACAGTGGTTTACCCGGGCACAGCTCAGCAGACAAGGCAGCTCATGCGGGGTCTCCATATAATATTCAATCAGCTCTGCTATGGAACTGAACTCAGTCTTGCATTTCTACAAATGAGATGAAGAAGCAAAAAACGTTATTACAAAACCACACAAtacataataattaaaacatacatttatgtTATTCCTCTGAAGAAATATTAGTACAATATACTACCAAATGGATATGTGCATGTATAAAAATAATCGTAAAAATGtactatataactatatataatTAATGCTTTCCTTCTGAAATTTATAAAACGATCACTATAAATTTGCAATTTTCTTACAGTTTCCCTTAATGTTTATGATTTTGTGGGATAAAGTGTGATTTGAAAAAAATTTGTGAGATATAATTAGTAGGAACATTTGTGTTGCAACTGCAGCATTACAGATTTTATACTGAGATAATGTTGCAACTAAAAATATAATTGTCAATAtcactttttgctttttatgcTTTCATATTATAGAAATAATCATACAGAAAAAAGTGGAGGTAAATGAACAATTGTCCTGCATAGAAGAGAGTACTacaattaaattcattttaattacagttcAGGTTGTCCTAATGCTGTTCTATGGGATTCTGCACACGAATTCAATCCAAATAGATGCATGCATATCAATCAATCTATCCGGCTTGCTTTTTGCTCATAAAAATGTTTGAGATTCAGCTTTTTTAGAACTATTACCTCAAGGAAGAATTTCCCTTTACGAGTGTTTTCTATGAGGTGGGTGACCATACCAGAGGGGAAATGAACGATAAGAGAACCACATTTGGGTTTTTTAGGATGGGGGCACAGGAGGAAAGAACCCAAAACATCATCAGCAAGCAGAGAATAACTGCTATCACTGCAATATAGAGGAGATGTCattacaaacacagaggaaaaaaaacataaagccaACGAAAGCATCTATGGGAGGGTGTGAAGGAACACTCACGTTGCGATACCAGCCCAACACCACACTGCCTGAGCCAGTGCTTCTTCGGTTTCTGCCAGGCTTGGGGTGCTGGATTTTCTCCCCggtgtttttgtttgctctttttctgtttaaaagattagaggagaaaacatttgtttgaattCCAATAAGTTGAAAAGTGGAGATACTCCACCAGGCGTGTTTGTGTGGGAAAACATCCAATGTTATCTGAACTCAGTGGAGGGGGTGTTTGGTTTAAACATAACATAGCATGAACAAG contains the following coding sequences:
- the kif17 gene encoding kinesin-like protein KIF17 isoform X5 — encoded protein: MGSESVKVVVRCRPLNDREKALGSKMALSMDLHRCQCFIEKPGAADEPPKQFTFDGTYFIDQTTEQMYNEIAYPLVEGVTEGYNGTIFAYGQTGSGKSFTMQGLSDPASQRGVIPRAFEHIFESIQCAENTKFLVRASYLEIYNEEIRDLLGNNTKQRLELKEHPERGVYVQYLSMHTVHSVGECERIILQGWKNRAVAYTLMNKDSSRSHSIFSIHLEICSTDEAGQDHLRAGKLNLVDLAGSERQSKTGATGERLREATKINLSLSALGNVISALVDGRSKYIPYRDSKLTRLLQDSLGGNTRTLMIACLSPADNNYEESLSTLRYANRAKSIQNRPRVNEDPKDALLREYQEEIKKLRALLSGQPGSSNLSTLASQLSEQCSDLSSRPQSSTTEADKEKIKEEYEEKLAKLQADYNAQQESKAKLQEDIAALRSSYESKLSPLEKTQASRGSSVQKNVSTSCITQIAEEELCLCADPEHQSTTAEMSLTTPDELSAEDGVQKSPRRDGPLDSPCINTEGTLDQKHALERLQQLEQEVVGGEQARNKELQQKHRQRKNLAHLRKVQLVQALSQNNEESENVLLNVYNCIQDEVYAKSQMLLKMQSKLKAAKLEIRDLQAEFEAERNDYLATIRRLEREGQLLHGLLERMVPLVRRDCNYSNLDRLKKEAVWDEENGIWRLPDVTVQKTTLPSAVPPNNSPHRGSAADSGEPLMQVEEDRYKEMLDRSDSENIVNNYFKPKRASQLLGSDATKGHKTIHSPPLVNGATHLNVSGAIMNPPVSSDAMLPRPFRLESLGVHVSNERKQFFLQLETRV
- the kif17 gene encoding kinesin-like protein KIF17 isoform X4 — protein: MGSESVKVVVRCRPLNDREKALGSKMALSMDLHRCQCFIEKPGAADEPPKQFTFDGTYFIDQTTEQMYNEIAYPLVEGVTEGYNGTIFAYGQTGSGKSFTMQGLSDPASQRGVIPRAFEHIFESIQCAENTKFLVRASYLEIYNEEIRDLLGNNTKQRLELKEHPERGVYVQYLSMHTVHSVGECERIILQGWKNRAVAYTLMNKDSSRSHSIFSIHLEICSTDEAGQDHLRAGKLNLVDLAGSERQSKTGATGERLREATKINLSLSALGNVISALVDGRSKYIPYRDSKLTRLLQDSLGGNTRTLMIACLSPADNNYEESLSTLRYANRAKSIQNRPRVNEDPKDALLREYQEEIKKLRALLSGQPGSSNLSTLASQLSEQCSDLSSRPQSSTTEADKEKIKEEYEEKLAKLQADYNAQQESKAKLQEDIAALRSSYESKLSPLEKTQASRGSSVQKNVSTSCITQIAEEELCLCADPEHQSTTAEMSLTTPDELSAEDGVQKSPRRDGPLDSPCINTEGTLDQKHALERLQQLEQEVVGGEQARNKELQQKHRQRKNLAHLRKVQLVQALSQNNEESENVLLNVYNCIQDEVYAKSQMLLKMQSKLKAAKLEIRDLQAEFEAERNDYLATIRRLEREGQLLHGLLERMVPLVRRDCNYSNLDRLKKEAVWDEENGIWRLPDVTVQKTTLPSVPPNNSPHRGSAADSGEPLMVEEDRYKEMLDRSDSENIVNNYFKPKRASQLLGSDATKGHKTIHSPPLVNGATHLNVSGAIMNPPVSSDAMLPRPFRLESLGVHVSNGKVKRKKSKPHIYNEEI
- the kif17 gene encoding kinesin-like protein KIF17 isoform X3 gives rise to the protein MGSESVKVVVRCRPLNDREKALGSKMALSMDLHRCQCFIEKPGAADEPPKQFTFDGTYFIDQTTEQMYNEIAYPLVEGVTEGYNGTIFAYGQTGSGKSFTMQGLSDPASQRGVIPRAFEHIFESIQCAENTKFLVRASYLEIYNEEIRDLLGNNTKQRLELKEHPERGVYVQYLSMHTVHSVGECERIILQGWKNRAVAYTLMNKDSSRSHSIFSIHLEICSTDEAGQDHLRAGKLNLVDLAGSERQSKTGATGERLREATKINLSLSALGNVISALVDGRSKYIPYRDSKLTRLLQDSLGGNTRTLMIACLSPADNNYEESLSTLRYANRAKSIQNRPRVNEDPKDALLREYQEEIKKLRALLSGQPGSSNLSTLASQLSEQCSDLSSRPQSSTTEADKEKIKEEYEEKLAKLQADYNAQQESKAKLQEDIAALRSSYESKLSPLEKTQASRGSSVQKNVSTSCITQIAEEELCLCADPEHQSTTAEMSLTTPDELSAEDGVQKSPRRDGPLDSPCINTEGTLDQKHALERLQQLEQEVVGGEQARNKELQQKHRQRKNLAHLRKVQLVQALSQNNEESENVLLNVYNCIQDEVYAKSQMLLKMQSKLKAAKLEIRDLQAEFEAERNDYLATIRRLEREGQLLHGLLERMVPLVRRDCNYSNLDRLKKEAVWDEENGIWRLPDVTVQKTTLPSVPPNNSPHRGSAADSGEPLMQVEEDRYKEMLDRSDSENIVNNYFKPKRASQLLGSDATKGHKTIHSPPLVNGATHLNVSGAIMNPPVSSDAMLPRPFRLESLGVHVSNGKVKRKKSKPHIYNEEI
- the kif17 gene encoding kinesin-like protein KIF17 isoform X1; the protein is MGSESVKVVVRCRPLNDREKALGSKMALSMDLHRCQCFIEKPGAADEPPKQFTFDGTYFIDQTTEQMYNEIAYPLVEGVTEGYNGTIFAYGQTGSGKSFTMQGLSDPASQRGVIPRAFEHIFESIQCAENTKFLVRASYLEIYNEEIRDLLGNNTKQRLELKEHPERGVYVQYLSMHTVHSVGECERIILQGWKNRAVAYTLMNKDSSRSHSIFSIHLEICSTDEAGQDHLRAGKLNLVDLAGSERQSKTGATGERLREATKINLSLSALGNVISALVDGRSKYIPYRDSKLTRLLQDSLGGNTRTLMIACLSPADNNYEESLSTLRYANRAKSIQNRPRVNEDPKDALLREYQEEIKKLRALLSGQPGSSNLSTLASQLSEQCSDLSSRPQSSTTEADKEKIKEEYEEKLAKLQADYNAQQESKAKLQEDIAALRSSYESKLSPLEKTQASRGSSVQKNVSTSCITQIAEEELCLCADPEHQSTTAEMSLTTPDELSAEDGVQKSPRRDGPLDSPCINTEGTLDQKHALERLQQLEQEVVGGEQARNKELQQKHRQRKNLAHLRKVQLVQALSQNNEESENVLLNVYNCIQDEVYAKSQMLLKMQSKLKAAKLEIRDLQAEFEAERNDYLATIRRLEREGQLLHGLLERMVPLVRRDCNYSNLDRLKKEAVWDEENGIWRLPDVTVQKTTLPSAVPPNNSPHRGSAADSGEPLMQVEEDRYKEMLDRSDSENIVNNYFKPKRASQLLGSDATKGHKTIHSPPLVNGATHLNVSGAIMNPPVSSDAMLPRPFRLESLGVHVSNGKVKRKKSKPHIYNEEI
- the kif17 gene encoding kinesin-like protein KIF17 isoform X2 — protein: MGSESVKVVVRCRPLNDREKALGSKMALSMDLHRCQCFIEKPGAADEPPKQFTFDGTYFIDQTTEQMYNEIAYPLVEGVTEGYNGTIFAYGQTGSGKSFTMQGLSDPASQRGVIPRAFEHIFESIQCAENTKFLVRASYLEIYNEEIRDLLGNNTKQRLELKEHPERGVYVQYLSMHTVHSVGECERIILQGWKNRAVAYTLMNKDSSRSHSIFSIHLEICSTDEAGQDHLRAGKLNLVDLAGSERQSKTGATGERLREATKINLSLSALGNVISALVDGRSKYIPYRDSKLTRLLQDSLGGNTRTLMIACLSPADNNYEESLSTLRYANRAKSIQNRPRVNEDPKDALLREYQEEIKKLRALLSGQPGSSNLSTLASQLSEQCSDLSSRPQSSTTEADKEKIKEEYEEKLAKLQADYNAQQESKAKLQEDIAALRSSYESKLSPLEKTQASRGSSVQKNVSTSCITQIAEEELCLCADPEHQSTTAEMSLTTPDELSAEDGVQKSPRRDGPLDSPCINTEGTLDQKHALERLQQLEQEVVGGEQARNKELQQKHRQRKNLAHLRKVQLVQALSQNNEESENVLLNVYNCIQDEVYAKSQMLLKMQSKLKAAKLEIRDLQAEFEAERNDYLATIRRLEREGQLLHGLLERMVPLVRRDCNYSNLDRLKKEAVWDEENGIWRLPDVTVQKTTLPSAVPPNNSPHRGSAADSGEPLMVEEDRYKEMLDRSDSENIVNNYFKPKRASQLLGSDATKGHKTIHSPPLVNGATHLNVSGAIMNPPVSSDAMLPRPFRLESLGVHVSNGKVKRKKSKPHIYNEEI